From Triticum urartu cultivar G1812 chromosome 2, Tu2.1, whole genome shotgun sequence, a single genomic window includes:
- the LOC125539036 gene encoding (+)-neomenthol dehydrogenase-like, producing MEGATPLNTRIAVVTGGSKGIGLEACKQLAGGGAITVVLTARDETRGAAAVEQIKRLGHAHVIFHQLDITDASSIARLADFLKTRFGKLDILVNNAATDGIEHVIDPVYGLTPGDEAFNGMDAGQRIDWMWTSCRQTYETAKQGLQTNYYGTKRVTEALLPLLRSSSDGRIVNVSSNFGLLSFFRSEELKQELNGVDRLTEERLDELLAEFLRDFESGGAEARGWPAEFSAYKVAKAAMNAYSRILARRHPELRVNCAHPGYVKTDITRNSGILTPEEGARNITSVALLPEGGPTGRYFSEGEEASFV from the exons ATGGAAGGAGCCACTCCCTTGAACACAAG GATTGCTGTGGTCACCGGCGGGAGCAAAGGGATCGGGCTGGAGGCGTGCAAGCAGCTGGCAGGCGGCGGCGCCATCACGGTTGTTCTGACGGCCAGGGACGAGAcgaggggggcggcggcggtcGAGCAGATCAAGCGGCTGGGGCACGCACATGTCATCTTTCATCAGCTGGACATCACGGATGCTTCCAGCATCGCTCGACTCGCAGATTTCCTCAAGACCCGTTTCGGGAAGCTTGACATCCTG GTGAATAACGCCGCGACTGATGGGATTGAGCATGTCATTGATCCAGTTTATGGTTTAACTCCCGGTGATGAAGCG TTCAATGGCATGGACGCGGGCCAGAGGATCGATTGGATGTGGACCAGCTGCCGGCAGACGTACGAGACCGCGAAACAGGGCCTGCAGACGAACTACTACGGCACGAAGCGGGTGACAGAGGCTCTCCTGCCCCTGCTCCGATCCTCGTCCGACGGAAGGATCGTCAACGTCTCCTCCAACTTCGGATTGCTCAGC TTTTTCAGGAGCGAGGAGCTGAAGCAGGAGCTGAACGGCGTCGACAGACTGACGGAGGAGAGGCTGGACGAGCTGCTGGCCGAGTTCCTCAGGGACTTCGAGAGCGGCGGGGCGGAGGCGCGCGGGTGGCCGGCCGAGTTCTCGGCGTACAAGGTGGCCAAGGCCGCCATGAACGCCTACTCGAGGATCCTGGCCAGGAGGCACCCGGAGCTGCGCGTCAACTGCGCGCACCCCGGCTACGTGAAGACGGACATCACCAGGAACTCCGGGATCCTGACGCCGGAGGAGGGCGCGCGCAACATCACCAGCGTTGCGCTGCTGCCGGAAGGCGGGCCCACCGGCAGGTACTTCTCCGAAGGCGAGGAGGCATCCTTCGTGTGA
- the LOC125539037 gene encoding salutaridine reductase-like, with protein sequence MEMRAVSNPSEKRVAVVTGGNKGIGLEVCRQLASKGVAVVLTARDETRGNEAARRLHASGLSDVVYHKLDVSDPSSAARLADFVKNKFGKLDLLINNAGVIGATAEIDTTAPLQDVLVGRNATERLQWLLEHSTETYDEAEECLRINYFGTKYVTEALLPLLQASSGGRLVNVSSNYGLLRYFSGEDLKQELNNIENLTIERLDEMSRLFLNGYKNGLLKSQGWPADSEYLAYKVSKALINGYTRIMAKNFPALRANSVHPGYCMTDINYDTGELTAEEGAGSIVMVALLPAGGPTGVFFYRSEVSPFV encoded by the exons ATGGAGATGCGCGCCGTCTCCAACCCCTCCGAGAAAAG GGTCGCTGTTGTTACCGGAGGGAACAAAGGAATTGGGCTGGAGGTATGCAGGCAGCTGGCCTCCAAGGGCGTCGCCGTCGTCCTGACGGcgagagacgagacgaggggtaATGAAGCGGCGCGCCGGCTGCACGCGTCCGGGCTATCCGATGTGGTGTATCACAAGCTCGATGTCAGTGATCCATCCAGCGCTGCCCGCCTGGCTGACTTTGTGAAGAACAAGTTCGGCAAGCTAGATTTATTG ATCAACAACGCAGGAGTTATAGGTGCAACCGCAGAGATTGACACCACGGCACCACTTCAGGATGTT CTTGTAGGCAGGAATGCAACGGAGAGGCTCCAGTGGTTACTAGAGCACTCCACGGAGACCTACGACGAAGCTGAAGAATGCTTGAGAATAAACTACTTCGGCACCAAGTACGTCACGGAAgcactcctccctctccttcaGGCCTCCTCTGGCGGAAGACTTGTCAACGTGTCGTCAAACTACGGATTACTCCGA TATTTCAGCGGCGAGGACCTCAAGCAGGAGCTGAACAACATCGAAAACCTGACGATAGAGAGGCTAGATGAGATGTCAAGATTGTTCCTGAATGGCTACAAGAATGGCCTACTGAAATCTCAAGGATGGCCTGCTGATTCAGAGTACTTGGCCTACAAGGTGTCCAAGGCTCTGATCAATGGCTACACGAGGATAATGGCAAAGAATTTCCCGGCGTTGCGCGCCAACTCCGTGCACCCTGGCTATTGCATGACTGACATCAACTACGACACTGGAGAACTGACGGCGGAGGAAGGTGCCGGTAGCATTGTCATGGTGGCCCTCTTACCGGCAGGAGGACCAACAGGCGTGTTCTTCTACCGTAGTGAAGTTTCACCATTCGTGTAA